The following coding sequences are from one Musa acuminata AAA Group cultivar baxijiao chromosome BXJ2-4, Cavendish_Baxijiao_AAA, whole genome shotgun sequence window:
- the LOC103980813 gene encoding transcription factor ABORTED MICROSPORES-like isoform X3, with translation MPGGRVELFVSEHMTDGQRTREFMMSQCTSDSFDRSIDIPMADNNMDSGAGGGDDSQPWLAPQAMATGAQALPWDLYASHLNLFDRTKDDDVLHDGSTRNFFLLGNLPPPLSESMVGNGFPEDALAYQQSLLTTASNLHCHNFGAESSVTREIAGHGKESLKMEGNARIESGSEGSDDDEEHRPARRSGKQHCSKNLFAERKRRKKLNDRLYALRALVPKITKMDRASILGDAIEYVMDLQKQVKDLQDELEETNQEDDGHDKQIGSNLRNSNSQMDVPIPNGWLDHDDSGNNPRTAAAADDNKPSSDKGQQMEPQVEVRQLEANEFFLKVLCEHKQGGFSRLLEAMSSLGLEVTNVSVTTYGSLVLNVFRVERRDDEVVEADRVRDSLLEVTRDPQGWSGLAQAVEYQQQHPQHGHSHHELGFDHHLHYLHHQA, from the exons CATCGACATACCCATGGCTGATAACAATATGGACTCGGGTGCTGGTGGTGGTGATGATTCCCAGCCATGGCTTGCCCCGCAGGCAATGGCGACGGGCGCTCAAGCTCTTCCCTGGGATCTCTACGCCTCCCACTTGAACTTGTTCGACAGGACGAAGGATGACGACGTCCTGCACGATGGCTCTACCAGAAACTTCTTCCTTCTCGGCAATCTTCCACCTCCGCTGTCGGAGTCCATGGTCGGTAATGGCTTCCCGGAAGACGCATTGGCGTATCAGCAGTCGCTCCTGACGACCGCGAGCAATCTGCACTGCCACAATTTTGGTGCGGAGTCGTCGGTGACTCGGGAGATCGCTGGTCACGGTAAGGAGTCCCTGAAGATGGAAGGCAATGCCCGAATCGAGTCGGGCTCGGAAGGCAGCGACGATGACGAGGAGCACCGGCCGGCGAGGAGGTCGGGCAAGCAACACTGCTCGAAGAACCTCTTCGCGGagcgaaagagaaggaagaagctcAACGATCGGCTCTATGCTCTGCGCGCATTGGTTCCAAAGATCACAAAG ATGGACAGGGCTTCGATACTAGGAGACGCCATCGAGTACGTGATGGATTTGCAGAAGCAAGTGAAGGATCTGCAGGACGAACTGGAGGAGACGAATCAGGAGGACGACGGCCACGACAAGCAGATCGGAAGCAACCTCCGCAACAGCAACAGCCAAATGGATGTCCCGATCCCAAATGGGTGGCTGGATCACGACGATTCTGGGAACAATCCCAGGACGGCAGCCGCCGCCGACGATAACAAGCCATCATCCGACAAGGGTCAGCAGATGGAG CCACAGGTGGAGGTGAGGCAACTGGAGGCGAACGAGTTCTTCCTGAAGGTGCTGTGCGAGCACAAGCAAGGAGGGTTTTCGAGGCTGCTGGAGGCGATGAGCTCCCTGGGACTGGAAGTAACCAATGTCAGTGTCACCACGTACGGGAGCCTAGTCTTGAACGTCTTCAGAGTTGAG AGAAGAGATGATGAAGTGGTGGAAGCAGATCGAGTGAGGGACTCATTGCTGGAGGTGACGCGAGATCCGCAAGGGTGGTCAGGGCTTGCACAAGCAGTGGAGTATCAGCAGCAGCACCCCCAGCACGGCCACAGCCACCACGAGCTCGGCTTCGACCATCACCTTCATTACCTTCACCACCAAGCATAG
- the LOC103980813 gene encoding transcription factor ABORTED MICROSPORES-like isoform X4: protein MTDGQRTREFMMSQCTSDSFDRSIDIPMADNNMDSGAGGGDDSQPWLAPQAMATGAQALPWDLYASHLNLFDRTKDDDVLHDGSTRNFFLLGNLPPPLSESMVGNGFPEDALAYQQSLLTTASNLHCHNFGAESSVTREIAGHGKESLKMEGNARIESGSEGSDDDEEHRPARRSGKQHCSKNLFAERKRRKKLNDRLYALRALVPKITKMDRASILGDAIEYVMDLQKQVKDLQDELEETNQEDDGHDKQIGSNLRNSNSQMDVPIPNGWLDHDDSGNNPRTAAAADDNKPSSDKGQQMEPQVEVRQLEANEFFLKVLCEHKQGGFSRLLEAMSSLGLEVTNVSVTTYGSLVLNVFRVERRDDEVVEADRVRDSLLEVTRDPQGWSGLAQAVEYQQQHPQHGHSHHELGFDHHLHYLHHQA from the exons CATCGACATACCCATGGCTGATAACAATATGGACTCGGGTGCTGGTGGTGGTGATGATTCCCAGCCATGGCTTGCCCCGCAGGCAATGGCGACGGGCGCTCAAGCTCTTCCCTGGGATCTCTACGCCTCCCACTTGAACTTGTTCGACAGGACGAAGGATGACGACGTCCTGCACGATGGCTCTACCAGAAACTTCTTCCTTCTCGGCAATCTTCCACCTCCGCTGTCGGAGTCCATGGTCGGTAATGGCTTCCCGGAAGACGCATTGGCGTATCAGCAGTCGCTCCTGACGACCGCGAGCAATCTGCACTGCCACAATTTTGGTGCGGAGTCGTCGGTGACTCGGGAGATCGCTGGTCACGGTAAGGAGTCCCTGAAGATGGAAGGCAATGCCCGAATCGAGTCGGGCTCGGAAGGCAGCGACGATGACGAGGAGCACCGGCCGGCGAGGAGGTCGGGCAAGCAACACTGCTCGAAGAACCTCTTCGCGGagcgaaagagaaggaagaagctcAACGATCGGCTCTATGCTCTGCGCGCATTGGTTCCAAAGATCACAAAG ATGGACAGGGCTTCGATACTAGGAGACGCCATCGAGTACGTGATGGATTTGCAGAAGCAAGTGAAGGATCTGCAGGACGAACTGGAGGAGACGAATCAGGAGGACGACGGCCACGACAAGCAGATCGGAAGCAACCTCCGCAACAGCAACAGCCAAATGGATGTCCCGATCCCAAATGGGTGGCTGGATCACGACGATTCTGGGAACAATCCCAGGACGGCAGCCGCCGCCGACGATAACAAGCCATCATCCGACAAGGGTCAGCAGATGGAG CCACAGGTGGAGGTGAGGCAACTGGAGGCGAACGAGTTCTTCCTGAAGGTGCTGTGCGAGCACAAGCAAGGAGGGTTTTCGAGGCTGCTGGAGGCGATGAGCTCCCTGGGACTGGAAGTAACCAATGTCAGTGTCACCACGTACGGGAGCCTAGTCTTGAACGTCTTCAGAGTTGAG AGAAGAGATGATGAAGTGGTGGAAGCAGATCGAGTGAGGGACTCATTGCTGGAGGTGACGCGAGATCCGCAAGGGTGGTCAGGGCTTGCACAAGCAGTGGAGTATCAGCAGCAGCACCCCCAGCACGGCCACAGCCACCACGAGCTCGGCTTCGACCATCACCTTCATTACCTTCACCACCAAGCATAG
- the LOC103979593 gene encoding uncharacterized protein LOC103979593 isoform X1 yields the protein MVSGFHRSVSLPGSNRLDEPCHLRSTSLPCRSHPALSHLIDRIRSCLDPCTRCSSPAAGLGRIECLLAALDDLLRLPQAQDTLRGGPAWADRLLDGFLRLVDAHGSLRSVVTALGQDHAEARAAIRRRDPVRLASAARSHRRAEKELARLASTVKDLARSRSLNPGLWAEEAEAEVAGIIAEAVAATAATSMAVFLAIAAVSSSAASSMSKGSWTDRALRRAWKKRSEEGAMEAMEESMEGLEEGNGRVFRSLVNTRVALLNILTPSW from the coding sequence ATGGTCTCAGGATTCCACCGTTCCGTGTCTCTGCCGGGCTCGAACCGCCTCGATGAGCCCTGCCACCTCCGCTCCACCAGCCTCCCCTGCCGCTCCCACCCGGCCCTCTCCCACCTCATCGACCGGATCCGCTCCTGCCTGGATCCCTGCACCCGCTGCTCCTCCCCCGCCGCGGGGCTCGGCCGGATCGAGTGCCTCCTCGCAGCCCTCGACGACCTCCTCCGATTACCTCAGGCCCAGGACACGCTCCGAGGCGGACCCGCCTGGGCCGACCGCCTTCTCGACGGCTTCCTACGCCTCGTCGACGCCCACGGCTCCCTCCGCTCCGTCGTCACAGCCCTCGGGCAAGACCACGCGGAGGCCCGGGCCGCGATCCGGCGGCGCGACCCCGTGCGGCTCGCCTCCGCCGCGCGGTCCCACCGCCGGGCGGAGAAGGAGCTCGCCAGGCTCGCCTCGACCGTCAAGGATCTCGCCAGATCTCGGTCCCTGAACCCGGGGCTGTGGGCGGAGGAGGCCGAGGCCGAGGTTGCCGGCATCATCGCGGAAGCGGTGGCGGCAACGGCGGCCACGTCGATGGCGGTTTTCTTGGCGATCGCGGCGGTGTCATCGTCGGCCGCCTCCTCGATGTCGAAGGGTTCTTGGACGGATCGGGCGTTGAGGAGGGCATGGAAGAAGCGAAGCGAGGAAGGGGCGATGGAGGCGATGGAGGAGAGCATGGAGGGATTGGAGGAGGGAAACGGGAGGGTGTTCAGGAGTCTGGTGAACACGCGAGTCGCGCTTCTTAATATACTAACGCCCTCTTGGTAG
- the LOC103979593 gene encoding NADH dehydrogenase [ubiquinone] 1 beta subcomplex subunit 2 isoform X2 — MGGGGGGGHGESTTYKGFTIHHPKRWHVVTGKSLCAIMWFWVLYRAKQDGPVVLGWRHPWEGHGDHSHEHGHENEDIPT, encoded by the exons atgggcggcggcggcggcggcggtcatGGTGAGAGCACGACATACAAGGGTTTCACCATTCACCACCCCAAGCGGTGGCACGTCGTTACCGGAAAGAGCCTCTGCGCCATCATGTG GTTTTGGGTTCTTTACAGGGCTAAGCAAGATGGTCCAGTAGTTTTG GGTTGGCGTCATCCTTGGGAAGGACATGGTGACCACTCTCACGAACATGGGCATGAAAATGAG GACATCCCCACTTGA
- the LOC103979582 gene encoding phospholipase D delta — translation MTNSSAGTIGGTEEDVLLHGDLVLTVIQARRLPNMDMFSERIRRCFAPCATLCTKSDSVSPRDQHHHRRKIITSDPYVTASLADATVARTRVISNSEDPVWNEQFKIPLAHRAPALVLHVKDDDVFGAEHIGTVSISAVHIASGEKIRDWFPILGPNGEPPKPDTALHLSIEFTPVAKKPEYQHGITGDPNKLGVRDTYFPLRRGGSVKLYQDAQVRKDELPEVRLERGAVFKHENCWEDICHAILEAHHLIYLVGWSIYHEIKLVREPTRSLPNAGKLTLGELLKYKSQEGVRVCMLVWDDKTSHDKFFLKTGGVMQTHDEETRKFFKHSSVICVLSPRYASSKLSIFKQQVVGTLFTHHQKCVLVDTQASGNERKITAFIGGLDLCDGRYDTPEHRLFRDLDTVFLNDVHNPTFAAGTNGPRQPWHDLHCKIEGPAAYDILKNFEQRWRKATKWREFSLRFRKTSRWQDDALIKLERISWILSPSPSVPDDDPSLWVSREEDSDHWHVQVFRSIDSGSVKGFPSNVQEAMNVNLVCQKNLVIDKSIHTAYVKAIRSAQHFIYIENQYFLGSSFAWPSYKNPGADNLIPMELALKVASKIRANERFAVYVVMPMWPEGDPNSNAVQEILFWQGQTIQMMYEIVAQELKSMNLENAHPQDYLNFYCLGNREETPADKLQQDDQFLEKSPATLSQKFRRFMIYVHAKGMIVDDEYVIVGSANINQRSLAGSRDTEIAMGAYQPHHTWTKNRRHPHGQVYGYRMSLWAEHMGMLDDRFEEANSLECVKFVNKTAEDNWSRYTADEMMALTGHLLRYPIQVEADGKVGALPNHECFPDVGGKVLGAPNALPDTLTM, via the exons ATGACGAACTCCTCCGCCGGTACGATCGGTGGGACCGAGGAGGACGTCCTTCTCCACGGGGACCTCGTCCTTACCGTCATCCAGGCCCGCCGCCTCCCCAACATGGACATGTTCTCCGAGCGCATCCGCCGCTGCTTTGCCCCTTGCGCCACGCTGTGCACCAAATCCGACTCTGTTTCCCCCCGCGACCAGCACCACCACCGCCGCAAGATCATCACCAGCGACCCCTACGTCACCGCCTCCCTCGCCGACGCCACCGTCGCCCGCACCCGCGTCATCTCCAACTCCGAGGACCCCGTCTGGAATGAGCAGTTCAAAATCCCCCTCGCCCACCGCGCACCCGCTCTCGTGCTCCACGTCAAGGACGACGACGTCTTCGGCGCTGAGCACATCGGCACCGTCTCTATCTCCGCTGTCCACATCGCGTCCGGCGAGAAAATCCGAGATTGGTTCCCCATTCTCGGCCCCAATGGAGAGCCTCCGAAGCCTGATACCGCCCTTCATCTCTCCATCGAATTCACCCCCGTTGCCAAGAAGCCAGAATACCAGCACGGCATCACCGGGGATCCGAACAAGCTTGGGGTGAGGGATACCTACTTCCCGCTCCGGCGGGGAGGGTCTGTCAAGCTCTACCAGGACGCTCAGGTGAGGAAGGACGAGCTCCCGGAGGTCAGGCTCGAGAGAGGCGCTGTGTTTAAGCACGAGAATTGCTGGGAGGATATCTGTCATGCGATTCTTGAGGCGCATCATCTGATTTATCTGGTTGGCTGGTCGATATACCACGAGATTAAGCTGGTGAGAGAGCCAACGCGGTCCCTGCCGAACGCAGGTAAGCTCACACTGGGAGAGCTGCTTAAGTACAAGTCGCAGGAGGGGGTGAGAGTGTGCATGTTGGTGTGGGACGACAAGACCTCCCACGACAAATTTTTTCTCAAGACG GGAGGTGTAATGCAAACTCATGATGAGGAGACCCGGAAGTTCTTCAAGCATTCCTCTGTTATTTGTGTGTTATCACCTCGTTATGCCAGCAGTAAACTTAGCATTTTCAAGCAGCAG GTGGTAGGGACCCTTTTTACACACCATCAGAAATGTGTATTGGTCGATACACAGGCATCTGGAAATGAGAGAAAGATCACTGCTTTCATAGGAGGCCTAGATCTTTGTGATGGCCGCTATGATACTCCAGAACATAGACTTTTTCGTGATCTGGACACAGTATTTTTGAATGATGTCCATAATCCTACATTTGCT GCAGGAACTAACGGCCCAAGACAACCATGGCATGATTTGCATTGCAAAATTGAAGGTCCTGCTGCTTATGATATCCTGAAGAATTTTGAGCAGCGCTGGCGGAAGGCTACAAAATGGCGGGAATTTAGTCTACGTTTTAGAAAAACATCCCGATGGCAAGATGATGCACTAATAAAACTTGAACGAATTTCATGGATACTTAGTCCTTCACCTTCTGTTCCAGATGATGATCCAAGCCTATGGGTTTCCCGGGAGGAAGATTCTGATCACTGGCATGTTCAG GTCTTTAGATCCATAGACTCTGGATCAGTAAAAGGATTTCCCAGCAATGTCCAAGAAGCTATGAATGTG AATCTTGTTTGTCAAAAGAATCTGGTTATTGATAAGAGCATCCACACAGCATATGTAAAGGCAATCAGATCGGCCCAACATTTCATATATATCGAAAATCAGTATTTTCTTGGTTCTTCATTTGCTTGGCCATCTTATAAGAACCCAG GTGCCGATAACCTGATACCCATGGAGTTAGCCCTGAAAGTTGCCAGCAAAATTAGAGCGAATGAGCGATTTGCAGTTTATGTGGTTATGCCAATGTGGCCTGAAGGAGATCCAAATTCGAATGCCGTGCAAGAAATTCTTTTTTGGCAG GGCCAGACAATTCAGATGATGTACGAAATCGTGGCACAGGAGCTTAAATCCATGAACCTTGAAAATGCACATCCACAAGACTACCTTAATTTCTATTGTCTTGGCAACCGTGAAGAAACACCAGCAGATAAACTGCAGCAAGATGATCAATTTCTGGAAAAATCCCCAGCG ACTTTGTCCCAAAAGTTCCGGCGGTTCATGATATATGTTCATGCAAAAGGGATGATTGTAGATGATGAGTATGTGATAGTTGGTTCAGCCAATATTAACCAAAGATCTTTGGCTGGTTCAAGAGATACTGAGATAGCCATGGGAGCCTATCAGCCTCATCATACATGGACTAAGAACAGAAGACATCCACACGGCCAG GTATATGGATATCGGATGTCACTGTGGGCAGAGCATATGGGGATGTTAGATGACCGCTTCGAGGAGGCCAACAGCTTGGAGTGCGTAAAATTCGTAAACAAGACGGCCGAGGATAACTGGTCGAGATATACTGCTGACGAAATGATGGCGCTCACAGGTCACCTACTAAGATACCCTATTCAGGTGGAAGCTGATGGTAAGGTGGGTGCCCTGCCCAACCATGAGTGTTTTCCTGATGTTGGTGGGAAGGTTTTAGGTGCCCCTAATGCTCTTCCTGATACACTAACTATGTAA